In Stieleria varia, one genomic interval encodes:
- a CDS encoding transposase, whose product MRLPINLADESALQSVLTTVQNKDWIADIQGTPPEYRGQSENQHVFGYLAKYVAGVAIGDGRLIRVNDDEVVFDAKDYRDQSRVEVSMPPKEFCYAFSRHILPHGMPRTRYAGCFAPNVRKKYQELCRKLWKQSHPESDDPTELDSQSPLEESTTKEPHDYRCKKCNGLVDPAGQLEGSLTVSLLAVAHWVVTWQQTQATTTQVVPHWRRALAAVIGQRISMPSKNAFINGMRSGLIQPDAHWLSLIEQAIELVSEEVEWPEATARPP is encoded by the coding sequence TTGCGATTGCCGATAAACCTGGCGGACGAGTCGGCTTTGCAGTCCGTTTTGACAACGGTGCAAAACAAAGACTGGATCGCCGACATCCAAGGCACACCGCCTGAGTATCGTGGGCAGAGTGAGAATCAACACGTCTTCGGCTACTTGGCCAAGTACGTGGCGGGCGTGGCGATCGGTGACGGGCGATTGATCCGTGTAAACGATGATGAGGTGGTGTTCGACGCGAAGGACTATCGCGACCAGTCGCGTGTGGAAGTATCGATGCCGCCAAAAGAGTTCTGTTACGCGTTCTCAAGACACATTCTGCCACATGGAATGCCACGCACCCGCTACGCAGGCTGCTTCGCCCCGAATGTGCGTAAAAAGTACCAGGAGTTGTGCCGCAAGCTGTGGAAACAATCGCATCCCGAATCGGACGACCCGACAGAGTTGGATTCGCAATCGCCTTTGGAAGAATCAACAACCAAGGAACCTCACGACTATCGCTGCAAGAAGTGCAACGGCTTGGTCGACCCGGCCGGCCAGTTGGAAGGATCGCTGACGGTCTCGCTGTTGGCGGTCGCGCACTGGGTGGTGACATGGCAGCAGACGCAAGCCACAACGACTCAGGTTGTTCCCCATTGGCGACGGGCACTGGCTGCGGTGATCGGGCAGCGGATATCGATGCCAAGCAAGAACGCATTCATCAATGGCATGCGATCTGGACTGATTCAGCCTGATGCTCATTGGTTGAGCTTGATCGAACAGGCGATCGAATTGGTGAGCGAAGAAGTAGAGTGGCCCGAAGCAACCGCGAGACCACCGTGA
- a CDS encoding Rpn family recombination-promoting nuclease/putative transposase: protein MPLGIRPTVDFAFKKIFGSPQNSAALIGLLNAILDLDRPIVSVEILNPFSYQEFAESKLIVLDIRCRDSSGRMLNVEMQVSVYAGLIERLVYYACSMYVDQLSKGGNYALAAPSISICLLSRVLFSQTTQAYHRFQLLDQRSGRSISNGIEVHTVELTKYALAEQTISRASKLNQWVFLLLHAQDYDGEALRRLLPGIEFEPAISTIETISAKTEDKQMYDQREKAQRDYEWAISGAREEGREEGREEGREEGREEGREEGKLAGQIQLLEQLLGEAPTGDGELLPQGIDALTKRMSDLQKRLRDRES from the coding sequence ATGCCGCTCGGAATTCGACCGACCGTTGATTTTGCCTTCAAAAAAATCTTTGGTTCTCCACAAAACTCTGCTGCGTTGATCGGGTTGCTCAATGCCATCCTCGATCTCGATCGACCGATCGTTTCCGTCGAGATTCTTAATCCTTTCAGCTACCAGGAGTTTGCCGAAAGCAAACTGATTGTGCTCGATATCCGTTGCCGCGATTCCTCTGGTCGCATGCTCAATGTGGAGATGCAAGTATCGGTCTACGCGGGCCTGATTGAGCGACTGGTTTACTATGCCTGTAGCATGTACGTCGACCAACTGTCCAAAGGCGGAAACTACGCCCTGGCCGCGCCCTCGATCTCAATTTGTCTGCTCAGCCGCGTTCTTTTCTCCCAAACCACCCAAGCTTACCACCGTTTTCAGCTCCTGGACCAACGGAGCGGTCGTTCAATTTCCAACGGGATCGAAGTCCACACGGTAGAATTGACGAAGTATGCCTTGGCAGAGCAGACGATCTCCAGGGCGAGTAAACTGAATCAATGGGTATTCCTGTTGCTACACGCCCAGGATTACGACGGGGAAGCTCTCCGCCGATTGCTCCCCGGGATCGAGTTTGAGCCAGCGATTTCCACGATAGAAACCATCTCCGCTAAAACGGAAGACAAGCAAATGTACGATCAACGCGAAAAGGCTCAAAGAGACTATGAGTGGGCCATTTCAGGTGCCCGTGAGGAAGGACGCGAGGAAGGACGCGAGGAAGGGCGTGAGGAAGGACGCGAGGAAGGACGTGAGGAAGGCAAATTAGCAGGCCAAATCCAGCTTCTCGAGCAGCTCTTGGGAGAGGCCCCCACTGGTGACGGGGAACTGCTTCCGCAAGGCATCGATGCACTTACGAAGCGAATGTCAGACCTTCAGAAGCGACTGCGCGACAGGGAATCTTGA
- the xerC gene encoding site-specific tyrosine recombinase XerC — protein sequence MHLRSECQTFRSDCATGNLDKSPVSGSPERAWEFLAFGDTNDPRGFYRLLVEHTDRLRIRNYSEATIKKRITYVRGFAIWCQDRDLTCVIHITKPILESYQRHLYRYRKSNGQPLSWGSQHLALKEIRTYFAWLAKMNHIAFSPAADLELPRQPKTLPKAILTADEVEQVLAGPDTRTPIGLRDRAILETFYSTGIRRSELCALRLDEIHVERRALFIDRGKGQKDRYIPIGTRALLWIARYVDGVRDKFSTPKSDNTLFLTIHGTELEPDTITEYGRRYIQAAGIDKPGACHIYRHTMATLMHENGADLTLIQQILGHAKSDTTQIYARTSIRRLQEIHDKTHPAEREED from the coding sequence ATGCACTTACGAAGCGAATGTCAGACCTTCAGAAGCGACTGCGCGACAGGGAATCTTGATAAGTCTCCGGTCTCCGGCTCTCCGGAGAGGGCATGGGAGTTTTTAGCGTTCGGCGACACCAACGACCCACGCGGCTTCTATCGCCTGTTGGTCGAGCACACCGATCGGCTTCGCATTCGCAACTACAGCGAAGCGACGATCAAGAAGCGAATCACCTACGTTCGCGGCTTCGCAATCTGGTGCCAAGACCGCGACCTGACGTGCGTGATCCACATCACCAAGCCGATCTTGGAAAGCTACCAACGTCACCTGTACCGGTACCGCAAATCCAACGGCCAGCCGTTGAGTTGGGGCAGTCAACATCTTGCGCTCAAAGAAATCCGAACGTACTTCGCCTGGCTCGCCAAGATGAACCATATCGCGTTCAGTCCCGCCGCCGACTTGGAGCTCCCCCGGCAACCCAAGACGCTTCCCAAAGCGATCCTGACGGCCGACGAAGTCGAGCAGGTGCTCGCCGGACCAGACACGCGGACACCGATCGGTCTGCGAGATCGAGCGATCTTGGAGACGTTTTACTCGACCGGCATCCGTCGCTCTGAACTCTGTGCGCTACGTCTGGACGAGATCCATGTGGAGCGTCGGGCGTTGTTCATCGATCGGGGCAAAGGCCAAAAGGACCGCTACATCCCGATCGGCACCAGAGCGTTGCTCTGGATCGCCCGCTATGTCGACGGCGTCCGCGACAAGTTCTCAACCCCCAAGAGCGACAACACGCTATTCCTGACGATCCACGGCACGGAGCTCGAGCCGGACACGATCACGGAGTACGGTCGCCGCTACATCCAAGCCGCTGGCATCGACAAGCCGGGTGCGTGTCACATCTACCGACACACCATGGCGACACTGATGCACGAGAACGGCGCGGACTTGACGTTGATCCAGCAGATCCTGGGTCATGCCAAGAGCGACACGACGCAGATCTACGCCAGAACGTCGATCCGCAGGTTGCAGGAAATCCACGACAAAACGCATCCCGCAGAGCGAGAAGAAGACTAA
- a CDS encoding transposase yields MGCCPDRFDTARDVTHARCTRTRTYLWARGANKTPFPFSKIQGTAPEYRGQSENQHVLGYLAKYVAGVAIGDRRLIRVNDHEVVFDAKDYRDKSHVEVSMPPKEFCYEFSRHILPHGMPRTR; encoded by the coding sequence ATTGGATGCTGCCCAGACCGGTTTGATACTGCCCGCGATGTTACACACGCACGCTGTACTCGAACACGTACGTACCTTTGGGCAAGAGGTGCGAATAAAACCCCTTTCCCCTTTTCAAAGATCCAAGGCACAGCGCCGGAGTACCGTGGCCAGAGCGAGAATCAGCACGTCCTCGGCTACCTGGCCAAGTACGTGGCGGGCGTGGCGATTGGTGATCGGCGATTGATCCGCGTCAACGATCACGAGGTGGTGTTCGACGCGAAGGACTATCGCGACAAGTCGCATGTGGAAGTGTCGATGCCGCCCAAGGAGTTCTGCTACGAGTTCTCCCGACACATCCTGCCGCACGGGATGCCTCGCACCCGCTAG
- a CDS encoding calcium/sodium antiporter: MVYALLLLGLVVLVVGAEIIVRGAVSLAEIARVSPLVIGLTVVAFGTSAPELAVSTVSGLKGDSAIALGNVVGSNIFNVLLILGLSAVIVPLSVSAQLIRLDVPIMIIVSIAAWLAAVDGTIQRWEGVGMLLVFLTYTGWLVREGRRQVPDQSSETSESVSPRGMSVVVSLLQLAIGLGLLVWGAQLLVESATTIARSLGVSDIVIGLTIVAAGTSLPELATSVVAAFKGQRDIAVGNVVGSNVFNLLMVLATAAIVSNNGVPVAAETLRFDMVVMVSTALLCLPIFFSGAIVSRTEGAVMLTLFVSYTALLISGSLLMPWAGTAKSWFAYGVFPATCVAFGILGWLTRNRGDVDPVGQDHQ; encoded by the coding sequence ATGGTCTACGCTCTATTGCTACTTGGGTTGGTGGTGTTGGTCGTTGGAGCTGAGATCATCGTACGAGGAGCGGTTTCCCTGGCGGAGATTGCAAGGGTGTCGCCGTTGGTCATCGGTTTGACCGTCGTAGCGTTTGGTACCAGCGCACCTGAGTTGGCGGTCTCGACCGTGTCGGGTCTCAAGGGAGATTCCGCGATCGCACTCGGGAACGTCGTCGGCAGCAACATCTTCAATGTGCTGCTGATCTTGGGATTGTCGGCTGTGATTGTACCGCTGTCGGTATCTGCTCAACTGATCCGATTAGACGTTCCGATCATGATCATTGTTTCCATCGCTGCATGGCTTGCCGCCGTCGACGGAACAATCCAGCGATGGGAAGGAGTCGGCATGCTGCTGGTCTTTCTGACGTACACCGGTTGGTTGGTTCGAGAGGGTCGGCGACAAGTTCCCGATCAAAGCAGCGAAACATCAGAAAGTGTCTCGCCGCGAGGCATGAGCGTGGTCGTCAGCCTGCTGCAGTTGGCAATCGGATTAGGGCTGCTCGTTTGGGGCGCCCAATTGCTCGTCGAATCCGCGACGACGATCGCCCGCTCGTTGGGTGTCAGCGACATCGTGATCGGACTTACGATCGTCGCCGCTGGCACGTCACTACCAGAACTGGCGACCTCTGTCGTCGCGGCATTCAAAGGGCAACGTGATATCGCGGTGGGAAACGTCGTTGGCAGTAACGTGTTCAATCTGTTGATGGTTCTGGCGACGGCAGCAATCGTCTCCAACAACGGCGTCCCCGTCGCGGCGGAGACGCTGAGGTTTGACATGGTCGTGATGGTTTCGACTGCGTTGCTATGCCTGCCGATTTTTTTCAGTGGCGCGATCGTCAGCCGAACCGAAGGCGCCGTGATGTTGACGCTATTTGTTTCGTACACCGCGCTGCTGATTTCCGGATCACTGCTAATGCCTTGGGCGGGGACGGCCAAGTCCTGGTTTGCCTACGGCGTGTTTCCCGCTACCTGTGTCGCTTTTGGAATCCTCGGTTGGCTAACACGAAACCGTGGCGACGTCGATCCAGTCGGCCAAGACCACCAGTGA
- a CDS encoding DinB family protein, with protein sequence MSNIGPMIAASARLSLGYAERLLKDVREQDFARFARVGSTIIESNHPSFIFGHLSLYAPRVIAELGGDASSVQPSDGFLAVYSKDASCVDDPEGTLYPPMGEVVDALMKSHQLAIETLESADDDLFLQPNGNEAMRGKFPTVGAMHGFYLGGHFMLHMGQMSAWRRAMGLGPA encoded by the coding sequence ATGTCCAACATCGGTCCAATGATTGCTGCGTCGGCGCGTTTGAGCTTGGGATACGCAGAGCGTTTGCTGAAAGACGTTCGTGAGCAGGATTTTGCGAGATTTGCCCGAGTTGGCAGTACGATCATCGAGTCCAATCACCCCTCCTTCATTTTCGGGCATTTGAGCCTCTACGCTCCACGCGTGATCGCTGAATTGGGCGGTGATGCCAGTTCCGTGCAACCGTCCGATGGTTTTTTGGCGGTGTATTCCAAAGACGCTAGCTGCGTGGACGATCCGGAGGGAACGCTGTACCCGCCGATGGGCGAAGTCGTCGATGCGTTGATGAAAAGCCATCAATTGGCGATCGAGACGCTGGAGTCAGCCGATGACGATTTGTTTCTGCAGCCAAACGGAAACGAAGCCATGCGAGGCAAGTTTCCCACCGTCGGTGCGATGCACGGATTTTATCTCGGCGGGCACTTCATGTTGCACATGGGCCAAATGAGCGCCTGGCGACGAGCGATGGGACTCGGTCCTGCGTAA